A stretch of DNA from Mycobacterium senriense:
ACGCGACTGCCTCGCCGAGCACGCGGCCCCGCTCGGCGAGCAGGTCCTTGGCCTGCTGGTTGCCGGCCCGCGCCACCCGCAGCAGCTCGGAGATGCCGGTGGCGGAGCCGTTGGCGCGGTTCGCCGGGGCGAACGGCAGGATGCGTTGCTGGCGGGCGACGGCCACGACGGCCTCGTCACTGACGGTCGACTCCAGCTGACCGCTGCCGCCGAGCAGCTCGGAGTGGGCCGGCAGGGTCGCGATGGTGCCCGGTCCGCTGGCCGGGACGTGCACCCGCCCGCCGATCACCAGCGCATAGCCCACGGTCTCGCGGGCGTAGACGTACAAGCTGGTCGGCGAGCTGGGCAGGAAGCGCCGCATGCCCAGCAGCAGCTCGGCGCCGGCCATGGCGTCGACGTGCGAGGCCACCGAGACCGGCAGGCCCAGCGCGTCGGCCAGCACCTGTCCGACCGGCGCCTGCCGCCAGCCCAGCCGCGGGTGGTCCACCTGGCCGGTGGCGCCGTCGACGGTGCCCCCGATGGCGCATCCCACCCACAGCGGCCGCCGCCGGTGCCAACGGCGCAGGTAGCGGCGGGCGCTGTCGGCCAGCGTCGCCAGCGCGGGGCCGGCCGGGTTGCGCGGTGTCGGGGTCTCGACCGTGTCGAGGGTGCGGCCGAACAGGTCGGTGGCGACGATGCTGGTGGTTCGCGCACCGATGTGGACGCCGAGCGTCACGAACGGCTCGTGGTTGACCTCCACCGGCACGCGCGGGCGGCCGATGGCGCCGGAGACGGCCAGGTCGGCGCGCTCGCGCAGCAGGCCCGCTTCCAGCAGCGCGATGACCTGGCGGTTGACCGTGGCGATGCTCAGCGAGGTGACGCCGGCGATGACGTCACGGCCGACGGGGCCGCGCAACCGCACGGCCCGGAAGACGGAGGCGGCCGCCGAGTCGGGGATGTTCAGCGCGGGCGGCACAATTTGCCGGCGCACCGAGCGGTGGCCCTTTTGACCAGGCAGGTGCCCGACGGCACGGCTGGGCGAAAGATGGGTATGGGTGAGGGTATTCGTGCGCACGAGCGTCCTTTTGTCCGAATTTTGCTGGCCGTCTTGGCCACACCTGGCTGGGTCAGGAGCGGCAAAGTGCGCAGCAACAACACGCACCCGCCGCGCACAGACACGCGGTGGAGGTGGTGTTGGACATAAGAAGCACACGCAAAATCTAGCACGTTCATTAAGGTTGTTTCGATGGTTAAAACTGGCAGGAATAAGCGGGTCGCAGTAATCACCGGGGCCAGCTCGGGGATCGGCGCAGCAACCGCCCGCAACCTGGCTGGGCAGGGCTTTCACGTCGTCGCGGTGGCGCGCCGAGCGGACCGAATCGAGGCCCTGGCCAGTGAAATCGGCGGTACCGCCATTGTGGCCGATGTCACAGATGGTGCGTCGGTCGAAACATTGGCGAGCAAATTGGACCGCGTCGATGTACTGGTCAACAACGCCGGCGGCGCCCGGGGCCTGGCGCCGGTCGCCGAGGCCGAGCTCGAGCACTGGCGGTGGATGTGGGAGACCAACGTGATCGGCACGCTGCGGGTCACCCGCGCGTTGCTGCCCAAGCTGATCGACTCCGGC
This window harbors:
- a CDS encoding ROK family protein, with the translated sequence MPGQKGHRSVRRQIVPPALNIPDSAAASVFRAVRLRGPVGRDVIAGVTSLSIATVNRQVIALLEAGLLRERADLAVSGAIGRPRVPVEVNHEPFVTLGVHIGARTTSIVATDLFGRTLDTVETPTPRNPAGPALATLADSARRYLRRWHRRRPLWVGCAIGGTVDGATGQVDHPRLGWRQAPVGQVLADALGLPVSVASHVDAMAGAELLLGMRRFLPSSPTSLYVYARETVGYALVIGGRVHVPASGPGTIATLPAHSELLGGSGQLESTVSDEAVVAVARQQRILPFAPANRANGSATGISELLRVARAGNQQAKDLLAERGRVLGEAVALLRDMLNPDELVVGGQAFTEYPEAMEQVEAAFAERSVLGPRDIRLTAFGNRVQEAGAGTVSLSGLYADPLGAMRRAGALDARLHDVARDESSA
- a CDS encoding SDR family NAD(P)-dependent oxidoreductase, producing the protein MVKTGRNKRVAVITGASSGIGAATARNLAGQGFHVVAVARRADRIEALASEIGGTAIVADVTDGASVETLASKLDRVDVLVNNAGGARGLAPVAEAELEHWRWMWETNVIGTLRVTRALLPKLIDSGDGLIVTVTSVAALEVYDGGAGYTAAKHAQGAMHRTLRGELLGKPVRLTEIAPGAVETEFSLVRFDGDQDRADAVYTGITPLVADDVAEVIGFVASRPSHVDLDLIVMKPRDQATTSRFNRQG